ACTTATAATTTCTTTCATAATATTGGGCTCGATTATTTTTGCGATTATTGAAGCAAGACTATATCACTTGAAATCTAAATTTGATTCGCGAACTTTGGGACCTAAAGGGCAGATCATGATTCAGGCCTCAATCGAGGAACTTAAGAAAGAACTAAAACGTTTGATTTCTGAAATGTTACCTGTAACAAGTAAAGAAAGCTAAAAGGGCTAGTAAATATTTTAAACAAGGAAGGAGTGATTACAACAACTTTGACTTTAGGAGTGCTGTAAAAAACTTTAATAATTCGATTGAGTCTATTGCTACGATGTCTGGTTACATTAATTTAGGAAATTCTTATTTCTCGATGTCAGAATTGAATGAAGCTCATGAGGCGTACGGTTTAGGTCATAAAATTGCCAAAGAAAAATTGAATAAAAATTTCATAGCAAAATTTTTAAGTGGATTGGGTATTGTTGCCTTTAGCGAAGGTCGTCTTGAGGAAGCTCGGGTGTCATTCGAATCA
This is a stretch of genomic DNA from Candidatus Neomarinimicrobiota bacterium. It encodes these proteins:
- a CDS encoding tetratricopeptide repeat protein, which encodes MSELNEAHEAYGLGHKIAKEKLNKNFIAKFLSGLGIVAFSEGRLEEARVSFESALEEQGNIKDTFGEGLTLNNLGLLLFQKNDFPSSIEYFEESIKRSDQA